The following coding sequences are from one Chitinophagales bacterium window:
- the bamD gene encoding outer membrane protein assembly factor BamD yields MKKYHYFLIAFLLMFAESCKDSQYVMRQTDKNLKYRYAMDWYMTKKYTEAIPVIENLMPSFKGTDTAANLYFMLADCYFLNKEYMVAAYHFKTFRDIYPRSYKSEVAAFKIAECYSKEIPRLELEQTDNEKAINYYKAFVAEYPKSPMVEMANAEIEKLNSNLEKKALMAADLYYKTRNYRAAAVTYKNVINRFPKIKSYEDLYYKIGYSYFMFAEKSIITKQSERYEIALNECQNFINRFPNSKYVSELKTIQAKCKLKILVSSLKNANNYYLIEDRPMYYSQSLELYDEFAPDIKVMPKELDRYKDKCYLGIIESYYLLLDGIKDKTLLAERQGIFTENYYRLIDKFNANSQELRQAEEIFKKVNQITKL; encoded by the coding sequence ATGAAGAAATATCATTATTTTCTGATTGCTTTTTTACTCATGTTCGCAGAGTCCTGCAAAGATTCTCAATATGTAATGCGTCAAACAGACAAAAATCTTAAGTACAGATATGCCATGGATTGGTATATGACTAAGAAATATACCGAAGCGATACCGGTTATAGAGAATTTAATGCCAAGTTTCAAGGGTACAGACACCGCAGCGAATTTATATTTTATGTTGGCAGATTGTTATTTTTTGAATAAGGAGTATATGGTAGCGGCATATCATTTCAAAACTTTTCGAGATATTTATCCTAGGAGCTATAAATCTGAAGTGGCAGCTTTTAAGATAGCTGAATGTTATAGTAAAGAAATTCCTAGATTAGAACTAGAGCAGACAGATAATGAAAAGGCAATTAACTACTACAAGGCGTTTGTTGCAGAATATCCTAAAAGTCCTATGGTAGAAATGGCCAATGCTGAGATAGAGAAACTTAACTCAAATTTGGAAAAGAAAGCCTTAATGGCAGCAGATTTATATTATAAAACTCGCAACTATAGAGCTGCTGCTGTTACATATAAAAATGTTATTAATCGATTTCCTAAAATAAAGAGTTACGAAGACCTGTATTATAAAATTGGTTATTCATATTTTATGTTTGCCGAGAAAAGTATTATAACAAAGCAGTCCGAGCGCTATGAGATAGCCTTAAACGAATGTCAGAATTTTATTAATCGTTTCCCGAATAGTAAATATGTCTCAGAGTTAAAAACAATACAGGCAAAGTGTAAACTTAAAATATTAGTTTCTTCGCTTAAAAATGCAAATAATTATTATTTGATTGAGGATAGACCTATGTACTACAGCCAATCTTTGGAGTTATATGATGAATTTGCTCCTGATATCAAGGTAATGCCAAAAGAGCTGGATAGATATAAAGACAAGTGCTATTTAGGGATAATAGAATCATATTATCTACTTTTAGATGGGATAAAGGATAAAACCCTCTTAGCAGAAAGGCAAGGTATTTTCACTGAAAACTATTATCGGTTAATAGATAAATTCAATGCCAATTCACAAGAATTGAGGCAAGCAGAGGAAATTTTTAAAAAAGTAAATCAAATCACTAAACTATAA
- a CDS encoding DNA-directed RNA polymerase subunit omega yields the protein MSKIADYQQANTNGVIETQNLDDIFSNTGNLYQSIVIVAKRANQIANELKTELHFKLEDMRKITDEIDEITESREQIELSKKYEKLAHPTLIATSEFLEGNLEYKALEEN from the coding sequence ATGAGTAAAATTGCTGATTACCAACAGGCAAACACAAATGGAGTCATTGAAACACAAAACTTAGATGACATATTTAGCAATACTGGGAATCTTTATCAGTCCATAGTTATTGTGGCTAAGCGCGCAAATCAAATAGCTAATGAATTGAAAACGGAACTTCATTTCAAATTAGAAGATATGCGTAAGATTACTGATGAAATAGACGAAATAACTGAAAGTAGAGAACAGATTGAGCTTTCAAAAAAATATGAAAAATTAGCGCATCCTACTTTGATAGCTACCAGTGAGTTTCTAGAAGGGAACCTTGAATATAAGGCTCTCGAAGAAAACTAA